In Primulina huaijiensis isolate GDHJ02 chromosome 16, ASM1229523v2, whole genome shotgun sequence, a single genomic region encodes these proteins:
- the LOC140961575 gene encoding probable mediator of RNA polymerase II transcription subunit 26b isoform X2: protein MANSSVILDKWREYFRTANCDIFSIIEKAIMVAASDCPYNFKLKRDRIAEMLFTCKVTKCFGCDKIELAVPNVNGAENSGEKRKSGIEAGGSKDSKESKVNSCVNDDQREIMEMNANQVSNYSYGEAEALTDEIEEESQLYDEVMRIKEILDNSEEESDLLLFDYLRRLQLLPLSVEILKATEVGKSVNALRKHKSKEIRNLVRTLVGDWTVMVDAWVVSSTEAIAGAIVATESVKTSVIEEEEEGLPSPPLDEGAFFATPSSMELSQFFDGMDDDGNPRNSGAVKENRENGRRSRVEKPEIPKFKPPNVVDSGAPAKDRKDEKSRNQEPKLIKQSNRLHSTESGLGRRKPDKGAIQKKPLEPQQKMSSNNEDSVQMKLEAAKRKLHERYQEAENAKKQRTIQVMEIHELPKQNLAQRSQNIRPGNHNRQHWANGRR, encoded by the exons ATGGCCAACAGTTCGGTGATTCTTGATAAGTGGAGGGAGTACTTCAGGACTGCTAATTGTGATATCTTCAGTATAATCGAGAAAGCAATCATGGTTGCGGCCTCTGATTGCCCTTACAACTTCAAATTAAAAAGGGATCGAATTGCTGAGATGCTATTCACATGTAAAGTTACTAAATGTTTTGGCTGCGATAAAATTGAATTGGCTGTGCCAAATGTAAATGGTGCTGAAAACAGTGGGGAGAAGCGTAAAAGTGGGATTGAGGCCGGAGGGAGTAAAGATTCAAAAGAAAGCAAGGTAAATAGCTGTGTAAATGATGATCAGAGGGAGATAATGGAGATGAATGCGAATCAAGTCAGTAATTACAGCTATGGGGAAGCTGAAGCTTTGACTGATGAGATTGAGGAGGAGTCTCAGTTATATGATGAGGTCATGAGGATCAAGGAAATTCTTGATAATAGTGAAGAAGAG TCTGATTTGTTATTGTTTGATTACCTGAGGAGGCTTCAGCTTCTACCTTTGTCTGTGGAGATTCTTAAG GCTACCGAGGTTGGAAAGTCTGTTAATGCTCTACGGAAGCATAAATCAAAGGAAATTCGGAATCTTGTTAGGACTTTAGTTGG GGATTGGACGGTCATGGTTGATGCCTGGGTTGTTAGTTCTACAGAAGCCATTGCAG GTGCAATAGTAGCGACTGAATCTGTGAAAACTTCTGTCATTGAAGAAGAGGAGGAAGGGCTTCCATCTCCTCCACTAGATGAAGGAGCTTTCTTTGCTACTCCTTCTTCAATGGAGCTTTCACAG TTCTTTGATGGCATGGATGATGATGGAA ATCCAAGAAACAGTGGGGCTGTCAAAGAAAACCGAGAGAATGGCAGAAGGTCGAGAGTTGAGAAGCCCGAAATTCCCAAGTTCAAGCCTCCGAATGTTGTTGATTCAGGGGCTCCTGCAAAAGACAGGAAAGATGAAAAATCGAGAAATCAAGAACCTAAGTTGATTAAACAATCAAACAGGCTTCACAGTACTGAATCGGGACTGGGCAGAAGAAAACCAGACAAAGGCGCAATTCAAAAGAAACCATTGGAGCCTCAACAAAAGATG TCGAGTAACAACGAGGATTCAGTTCAGATGAAACTGGAGGCCGCAAAGCGGAAACTTCATGAGCGTTATCAAGAAGCAGAAAATG CCAAGAAACAGAGAACGATACAAGTCATGGAGATACACGAGCTCCCAAAGCAGAATCTTGCACAGAGGAGTCAGAACATCAGGCCCGGTAACCACAACAGGCAGCATTGGGCAAACGGGCGGCGTTGA
- the LOC140961575 gene encoding probable mediator of RNA polymerase II transcription subunit 26b isoform X1: MANSSVILDKWREYFRTANCDIFSIIEKAIMVAASDCPYNFKLKRDRIAEMLFTCKVTKCFGCDKIELAVPNVNGAENSGEKRKSGIEAGGSKDSKESKVNSCVNDDQREIMEMNANQVSNYSYGEAEALTDEIEEESQLYDEVMRIKEILDNSEEESDLLLFDYLRRLQLLPLSVEILKATEVGKSVNALRKHKSKEIRNLVRTLVGDWTVMVDAWVVSSTEAIAGAIVATESVKTSVIEEEEEGLPSPPLDEGAFFATPSSMELSQFFDGMDDDGNPRNSGAVKENRENGRRSRVEKPEIPKFKPPNVVDSGAPAKDRKDEKSRNQEPKLIKQSNRLHSTESGLGRRKPDKGAIQKKPLEPQQKMKSSNNEDSVQMKLEAAKRKLHERYQEAENAKKQRTIQVMEIHELPKQNLAQRSQNIRPGNHNRQHWANGRR, translated from the exons ATGGCCAACAGTTCGGTGATTCTTGATAAGTGGAGGGAGTACTTCAGGACTGCTAATTGTGATATCTTCAGTATAATCGAGAAAGCAATCATGGTTGCGGCCTCTGATTGCCCTTACAACTTCAAATTAAAAAGGGATCGAATTGCTGAGATGCTATTCACATGTAAAGTTACTAAATGTTTTGGCTGCGATAAAATTGAATTGGCTGTGCCAAATGTAAATGGTGCTGAAAACAGTGGGGAGAAGCGTAAAAGTGGGATTGAGGCCGGAGGGAGTAAAGATTCAAAAGAAAGCAAGGTAAATAGCTGTGTAAATGATGATCAGAGGGAGATAATGGAGATGAATGCGAATCAAGTCAGTAATTACAGCTATGGGGAAGCTGAAGCTTTGACTGATGAGATTGAGGAGGAGTCTCAGTTATATGATGAGGTCATGAGGATCAAGGAAATTCTTGATAATAGTGAAGAAGAG TCTGATTTGTTATTGTTTGATTACCTGAGGAGGCTTCAGCTTCTACCTTTGTCTGTGGAGATTCTTAAG GCTACCGAGGTTGGAAAGTCTGTTAATGCTCTACGGAAGCATAAATCAAAGGAAATTCGGAATCTTGTTAGGACTTTAGTTGG GGATTGGACGGTCATGGTTGATGCCTGGGTTGTTAGTTCTACAGAAGCCATTGCAG GTGCAATAGTAGCGACTGAATCTGTGAAAACTTCTGTCATTGAAGAAGAGGAGGAAGGGCTTCCATCTCCTCCACTAGATGAAGGAGCTTTCTTTGCTACTCCTTCTTCAATGGAGCTTTCACAG TTCTTTGATGGCATGGATGATGATGGAA ATCCAAGAAACAGTGGGGCTGTCAAAGAAAACCGAGAGAATGGCAGAAGGTCGAGAGTTGAGAAGCCCGAAATTCCCAAGTTCAAGCCTCCGAATGTTGTTGATTCAGGGGCTCCTGCAAAAGACAGGAAAGATGAAAAATCGAGAAATCAAGAACCTAAGTTGATTAAACAATCAAACAGGCTTCACAGTACTGAATCGGGACTGGGCAGAAGAAAACCAGACAAAGGCGCAATTCAAAAGAAACCATTGGAGCCTCAACAAAAGATG AAGTCGAGTAACAACGAGGATTCAGTTCAGATGAAACTGGAGGCCGCAAAGCGGAAACTTCATGAGCGTTATCAAGAAGCAGAAAATG CCAAGAAACAGAGAACGATACAAGTCATGGAGATACACGAGCTCCCAAAGCAGAATCTTGCACAGAGGAGTCAGAACATCAGGCCCGGTAACCACAACAGGCAGCATTGGGCAAACGGGCGGCGTTGA
- the LOC140960817 gene encoding bZIP transcription factor 17-like: MSDPTVVVVSPPPHDADFSSSLVIPPLDDAFFSQHFMESNVSGDNQYDDAFHEDVDFDFSFDDLCLPSSDLDELLSDPIYNTNHLENGNLFDEANAGSGLNFDQYHGVFKSDCPNLRHLPAGSNKSSNGSGVLDSNSPGLESNQISGYLNVPSPESDGSNPGNSGCSGAEAKGTYCPSPESQGSGNCCSNVSKNSENCARSVNSMPDANFGLISSDTVDQKIKSRGSPNNNVNSSMLKRKKESNDLAVCHVDNNLGSRINKFRKSEYNVETNHNNCSISGSNEDDGKKKARLMRNRESAQLSRQRKKQYVDELEDKVRTMHSTIQDLNAKISFFMTENMTLRQQMGAGGSNGAVPPPQMATPHPGMFPHPATMYPWMPSAPPYMMRLNGSQVPLVPIPRLKSQQQANVAKVSKKVEAKKSGGAKSKKVAAVSFIGLLFFIILFGDLVPIISMKYGGVREAFSSDNSYVGGGYYENYHGRLLVKNGTEHVEKYGGERESSCNSGGGGHCSQRGDGSRGEPGTDEIVHLGNGSKPLVASLYVPRNDKLVKIDGNLIIHSVLASEKAMISRGQGGGVNGLAVRGDLAPAVPVPGMGRNDARLPHLRELGSGSADKDSLKSKANDGRLQQWFREGLSGPMLSSGMCTEVFQFDVSSASTSGAIVPATASRNISEQQNKNSSHLSKGRNRRILHGHPIPFPGSSHNISEEQAGRHSQNKNLNINKSASSVVVSVLVDPREASDTDVDGVMGAKALSRIFVVILIDSVKYVTYSCMLPFRGAAPHLVTT, from the exons ATGTCTGATCCAACGGTGGTCGTCGTCTCGCCTCCGCCTCATGACGCTGATTTCAGTTCCAGCCTTGTGATTCCGCCCCTCGACGATGCCTTCTTTTCCCAACACTTTATGGAGAGTAACGTCTCGGGGGACAATCAATACGACGACGCGTTTCATGAAGACGTTGATTTCGATTTCTCATTCGACGACCTATGCCTCCCTTCTTCCGATCTTGACGAATTACTCTCCGATCCGATCTACAACACCAACCATTTAGAAAATGGAAATTTGTTTGATGAAGCCAATGCCGGATCAGGTCTTAATTTTGATCAATATCACGGTGTTTTCAAATCAGATTGTCCAAACCTGCGTCATCTGCCCGCAGGCAGCAACAAGAGCTCAAATGGGTCTGGGGTTCTGGATTCGAATTCTCCAGGTCTAGAATCTAATCAGATCTCTGGTTATCTCAATGTCCCGTCGCCTGAATCAGATGGGTCAAATCCAGGGAACTCTGGATGTTCTGGTGCTGAAGCTAAGGGAACTTATTGCCCTTCCCCCGAATCACAGGGTTCTGGGAATTGTTGTTCCAATGTATCAAAGAACTCTGAAAATTGCGCTAGATCTGTAAATTCTATGCCAGATGCTAACTTCGGTTTGATTAGTTCTGATACTGTTGATCAAAAGATTAAATCCAGAGGGTCTCCAAACAATAATGTCAATAGTTCCATGTTAAAGAGGAAAAAAGAGAGCAATGATTTAGCAGTTTGTCATGTGGATAATAATTTAGGGTCCAGGATTAACAAGTTTAGGAAATCCGAGTATAATGTTGAGACTAACCATAATAATTGTAGTATCAGTGGTTCGAATGAAGATGACGGTAAAAAGAAGGCTAGGTTGATGAGGAACAGAGAGAGTGCGCAATTATCAAGACAGAGGAAGAAGCAATATGTTGACGAGTTGGAGGATAAAGTGAGGACAATGCATTCTACAATACAAGACTTGAATGCAAAGATTTCATTCTTTATGACTGAAAACATGACTCTACGGCAACAAATGGGCGCTGGTGGGAGTAATGGCGCAGTCCCACCTCCTCAAATGGCAACTCCTCATCCTGGGATGTTTCCACACCCAGCCACGATGTATCCATGGATGCCATCTGCTCCCCCGTACATGATGAGGCTAAATGGATCTCAAGTGCCACTGGTTCCAATCCCAAGATTGAAATCACAACAGCAAGCCAACGTGGCAAAGGTCAGTAAGAAGGTGGAAGCTAAGAAGAGTGGGGGGGCAAAGAGCAAGAAGGTTGCAGCTGTTAGCTTTATCGGTTTGctgttttttattatattatttggagATTTGGTTCCAATTATCAGTATGAAATATGGAGGTGTTAGGGAGGCATTTTCCAGTGATAACAGTTATGTTGGAGGTGGATATTATGAGAATTACCATGGGAGGTTGCTTGTGAAAAATGGGACTGAGCATGTTGAGAAGTATGGTGGTGAAAGAGAATCTAGTTGTAATAGTGGTGGTGGTGGACATTGTAGTCAAAGAGGTGATGGAAGTCGAGGGGAGCCAGGAACTGATGAGATTGTTCATTTGGGAAATGGGAGCAAACCCCTTGTTGCATCATTGTATGTTCCTAGGAATGATAAGCTTGTTAAGATAGATGGAAATTTGATAATCCATTCAGTGTTGGCAAGTGAAAAGGCCATGATATCGCGGGGTCAGGGAGGTGGTGTAAATGGTTTAGCAGTTCGTGGAGATTTGGCTCCTGCTGTTCCTGTCCCTGGTATGGGAAGAAATGATGCTCGGCTCCCTCACCTAAGGGAACTGGGCTCTGGTTCAGCAGACAAAGATAGTTTGAAGTCGAAAGCCAATGATGGCAGGCTTCAGCAATGGTTCCGTGAAGGCCTTTCTG GTCCGATGCTGAGCTCGGGGATGTGCACAGAAGTTTTCCAGTTTGACGTGTCATCAGCTTCCACTTCAGGAGCCATTGTCCCAGCTACTGCCTCAAGAAATATTTCTGAACAGCAAAATAAGAATTCTTCGCACCTCAGCAAGGGAAGGAACCGCAGGATCCTCCATGGTCATCCTATTCCCTTTCCTGGATCCTCTCATAACATTTCCGAGGAACAAGCTGGAAGACATTCACAAAACAAGAACCTGAACATAAATAAGTCAGCATCTTCTGTGGTTGTTTCTGTGCTCGTGGATCCTAGGGAGGCAAGTGATACTGATGTTGATGGTGTGATGGGAGCAAAGGCCCTTTCTCGAATTTTCGTAGTTATTCTAATTGACAGTGTCAAGTATGTCACTTACTCATGCATGCTTCCTTTTAGGGGAGCTGCTCCTCACCTAGTGACTACTTGA
- the LOC140961265 gene encoding tubulin beta-5 chain, which yields MREILHVQGGQCGNQIGSKFWEVVCDEHGIDPTGRYVGTSDLQLERVNVYYNEASCGRFVPRAVLMDLEPGTMDSVRTGPYGQIFRPDNFVFGQSGAGNNWAKGHYTEGAELIDSVLDVVRKEAENCDCLQGFQVCHSLGGGTGSGMGTLLISKIREEYPDRMMLTFSVFPSPKVSDTVVEPYNATLSVHQLVENADECMVLDNEALYDICFRTLKLTTPSFGDLNHLISATMSGVTCCLRFPGQLNSDLRKLAVNLIPFPRLHFFMVGFAPLTSRGSQQYRALTVPELTQQMWDSKNMMCAADPRHGRYLTASAMFRGKMSTKEVDEQMINVQNKNSSYFVEWIPNNVKSSVCDIPPKGLSMASTFIGNSTSIQEMFRRVSEQFTAMFRRKAFLHWYTGEGMDEMEFTEAESNMNDLVSEYQQYQDATADDEEDYVDEEEEEETHT from the exons ATGAGAGAAATCCTGCACGTCCAAGGAGGCCAATGTGGCAACCAAATTGGCTCAAAATTCTGGGAAGTTGTCTGTGATGAGCATGGCATAGATCCAACTGGAAGATATGTTGGGACATCTGATTTGCAATTGGAGCGTGTCAATGTTTACTACAATGAGGCGTCTTGTGGGAGGTTTGTGCCTCGTGCTGTGCTCATGGATCTCGAACCTGGAACCATGGACAGTGTCCGCACTGGTCCATACGGCCAGATCTTTCGTCCTGATAATTTTGTTTTCGGCCAATCCGGTGCTGGGAACAACTGGGCCAAAGGCCATTACACTGAGGGTGCCGAGCTGATTGACTCGGTTCTTGATGTTGTGAGGAAGGAAGCTGAAAATTGTGACTGCCTTCAAG GTTTCCAAGTGTGTCATTCACTTGGTGGAGGAACTGGTTCGGGAATGGGTACCTTGCTGATCTCAAAGATCAGGGAAGAATACCCTGATAGGATGATGTTGACATTCTCTGTGTTCCCTTCACCAAAGGTGTCAGATACGGTGGTCGAGCCATACAACGCCACTCTTTCGGTGCATCAACTTGTTGAAAACGCAGATGAATGCATGGTGCTTGACAATGAAGCTTTATATGATATTTGTTTCAGGACACTCAAACTTACCACTCCTAGCT TCGGTGATCTTAACCACTTAATATCTGCAACTATGAGCGGAGTTACCTGCTGCCTGCGTTTCCCTGGTCAACTTAACTCCGATCTAAGAAAACTAGCTGTCAACCTGATTCCGTTTCCCCGTCTGCACTTCTTTATGGTGGGCTTTGCTCCTCTTACCTCTCGTGGTTCCCAGCAATACCGTGCACTTACTGTTCCAGAGCTCACTCAACAAATGTGGGATTCCAAGAACATGATGTGTGCTGCTGACCCACGCCATGGACGTTACCTTACTGCCTCAGCCATGTTCCGGGGAAAAATGAGCACCAAGGAAGTAGATGAACAAATGATCAATGTTCAAAACAAGAACTCTTCCTACTTTGTGGAGTGGATTCCAAACAACGTGAAATCAAGTGTTTGTGACATCCCACCAAAAGGACTTTCGATGGCATCCACCTTCATTGGCAACTCAACCTCAATTCAGGAGATGTTCAGACGAGTGAGTGAGCAGTTCACAGCTATGTTCAGGAGGAAAGCTTTCTTGCACTGGTATACAGGTGAAGGAATGGACGAGATGGAGTTCACTGAGGCTGAGAGCAACATGAACGACCTTGTTTCTGAGTACCAGCAGTACCAGGATGCTACGGCTGATGATGAAGAGGATTATGTGGATgaggaagaagaggaagagacGCACACGTGA
- the LOC140961139 gene encoding mitotic-spindle organizing protein 1B-like has product MDPEAARTARESLDLVFHMSNILETGLDRHTLSILISLCEIGLNPESLAAVLKELHKESQASCSSTSPA; this is encoded by the coding sequence ATGGATCCAGAAGCTGCACGAACTGCACGAGAGTCGCTGGACTTAGTGTTCCACATGTCGAACATTCTTGAAACTGGACTCGATCGCCACACATTATCTATTTTGATATCGCTTTGTGAGATTGGTCTCAACCCAGAGTCACTCGCTGCCGTGCTCAAGGAGCTTCACAAAGAATCGCAAGCTTCCTGTTCCTCTACATCACCTGCTTGA
- the LOC140960819 gene encoding psbP domain-containing protein 6, chloroplastic, which produces MAAISSLFTPNPTSNFPFSNPISSQSSSHKSHQNLNLQLPNLSRREFLNGSIALIPLAVSPPSPSQAREVEVGSYLPVSPTDSSFVLFKATTKDTPALRAGNVQPYQFMLPPTWKQQRVANILSGNYCQPKCAEPWVEVKFENEKQGKVQVVASPLIRLTNKPDATIEEIGTPEKLIASLGPFVTGNSYDPDELLETSVEKIGDQTYYKYVLETPFALTGSHNLAKATAKGSTVVLFVASANDKQWPTSQKTLQAILESFVV; this is translated from the exons ATGGCAGCTATTTCTTCACTTTTCACTCCAAATCCAACATCAAATTTCCCATTTTCCAACCCAATTTCCTCCCAGTCATCTTCTCACAAGTCCCATCAAAATCTCAATTTGCAGCTGCCAAATCTTTCGAGAAGAGAGTTCTTGAACGGATCAATTGCTTTGATTCCATTAGCGGTCTCTCCTCCTTCACCTTCACAAGCCAGAGAAGTTGAGGTGGGATCCTACCTCCCCGTATCGCCTACGGATTCCTCGTTCGTTCTTTTCAAAGCCACAACTAAAGACACCCCTGCTCTACGTGCAG GAAATGTACAGCCTTACCAGTTCATGCTTCCACCGACTTGGAAACAGCAGCGAGTGGCTAATATATTATCGGGCAATTACTGCCAACCTAAGTGTGCAGAGCCGTGGGTGGAGGTAAAGTTTGAGAATGAAAAACAAGGAAAAGTTCAGGTGGTGGCTTCACCTTTGATACGACTTACGAATAAACCCGATGCAACAATCGAAGAGATAGGGACCCCAGAGAAGCTCATCGCGTCTCTTGGCCCTTTTGTCACCGGAAATTCATATGATCCTGATGAACTACTTGAAACTTCTGTAGAGAAAATCGGTGATCAAACG TACTACAAATACGTTCTGGAGACTCCGTTTGCTCTCACGGGATCACACAATCTTGCGAAGGCGACAGCTAAAGGAAGCACGGTCGTCTTGTTTGTGGCCAGTGCCAACGATAAACAATGGCCGACGTCACAGAAAACGTTACAAGCTATTCTGGAATCCTTCGTGGTGTGA